A stretch of the Aspergillus puulaauensis MK2 DNA, chromosome 6, nearly complete sequence genome encodes the following:
- the PSF1 gene encoding DNA replication protein PSF1 (BUSCO:EOG092648K5;~COG:L;~EggNog:ENOG410PJ86;~InterPro:IPR036224,IPR021151,IPR005339;~PFAM:PF05916;~go_component: GO:0000811 - GINS complex [Evidence IEA];~go_process: GO:0006260 - DNA replication [Evidence IEA]), with protein sequence MYGELGNKLVQHAKRTQSLAHLPPYQTELVRTVAREVRDLDRDVAHLLAPFEGGFNPSQAPAVACALLVDHLCIRRNKRCLLAYHRVRTEKLEELCWKGIDVLEQQAAAASAMAGLDDGSAGSGGQNNGDESSLSPDEEEYFRQYSDMLATYKGQWTDIDLTGSLEPPRDLFIDVRVLRDAGEIQTEYGVINLTKNSQLYVRHGDVERLIAQGFLERLN encoded by the exons ATGTACGGAGAACTAGGCAATAAACTG GTCCAACACGCCAAACGCACGCAATCCCTCGCACACCTCCCACCCTACCAAACCGAGCTCGTCCGTACCGTCGCGCGCGAAGTTCGTGATCTCGATCGCGATGTCGCCCACCTCCTTGCCCCCTTCGAAGGAGGCTTCAACCCGTCCCAAGCGCCAGCTGTCGCGTGCGCCCTGTTGGTCGACCATCTCTGCATCCGGCGCAACAAGCGCTGTCTCCTCGCGTACCATCGCGTGCGGACtgagaagttggaggagttATGCTGGAAGGGCATTGATGTGCTAGAGCAGcaagcggcggcggcgtctGCGATGGCGGGGTTGGACGATGGGTCCGCCGGCAGCGGTGGTCAGAACAACGGGGACGAGAGCTCGCTGAGccccgatgaggaggagtaCTTTCGGCAGTATAGTGACATGCTGGCTACGTATAAGGGCCAATGGACGGATATTGATCTTACGGGGAGTCTGGAGCCGCCCAGGGATTTGTTTATCGATGTGAGGGTTTTGAGGGATGCGGGGGAGATTCAGACGGAGTATGG GGTCATTAATTTGACGAAGAACAGCCAGCTCTATGTGCGACATGGCGATGTGGAACGGCTTATAGCACAGGGGTTTTTGGAGCGGCTGAACTGA
- a CDS encoding HMG-box domain-containing protein (COG:B;~EggNog:ENOG410PQ5M;~InterPro:IPR009071,IPR036910;~PFAM:PF00505), with translation MVQRLIRGQPPSPPQSTDGDLPSDVGQTTDMYSIYDGQTAAPYGGSGAENDVSFDQQSSLAIDIQYAGPTSACSQNTSLQNQLVTDKMRVHTPPADDGAASRNSEPPRWPSPSMIPSGISKPRVLRSPRQRRRTKGRKDSIEQGVRLTAPLSVLTRDMTHIPLKDMEKHVNRPTEERLAETVRKHGKIPRPMNSFMLYRSAYAERTKELFRQQNHQVVSTAAGQSWNNETPEIKLQYERYAAIEKKNNLKAHPGYKFTPAKDKKKRMLDDDRSYIAGYRTTPEASPAQRHISRLSAFSSPDLGSSGWDSGHPTPPDMGHHGLQTDGYFPHSWPTSHPGRSTSGLMLTSDPTQYLQPSSNPDDMHYASSTTLAGLPGAAHHDLLQPQIPTSGSGAGGQLDPQLLDFNDGGNQVYGGSQYPPLWQSESSNNVYFQYPTSPIGYAGASPLQPGVQTLDGRDTWDPSQAAGLEPVGGEL, from the exons ATGGTTCAGCGATTGATTCGCGGCCAACCGCCTTCCCCCCCTCAGTCAACAGATGGAGACCTCCCCTCTGATGTCGGCCAAACTACCGATATGTATTCGATATACGATGGCCAGACAGCGGCGCCTTACGGGGGTTCCGGGGCGGAAAACGACGTCTCTTTCGATCAGCAAAGTTCGCTAGCAATA GATATCCAATACGCTGGTCCAACCAGTGCCTGCTCTCAGAACACCTCTCTGCAAAACCAG CTGGTAACCGACAAGATGCGGGTCCACACACCTCCCGCTGATGATGGTGCTGCTTCCAGAAACAGTGAGCCGCCAAGGTGGCCATCACCTTCAATGATACCCTCTGGCATTTCAAAACCAAGAGTTCTGCGGTCACCTAGACAACGTCGCCGCACGAAGGGTCGCAAGGATTCAATCGAGCAAGGTGTCAGGTTAACAGCGCCTCTGAGTGTTCTGACGAGGGACATGACCCATATTCCTCTGAAGGATATGGAAAAACACGTGAATCGGCCCACTGAGGAGCGTCTTGCAGAAACTGTGCGGAAGCATGGAAAAATCCCCAGGCCAATGAACTCTTTTATGCTATATCGCTCGGCATATGCTGAGAGGACCAAGGAGTTGTTCCGGCAGCAGAACCATCAGGTGGTATCTACCGCGGCAGGCCAAAGCTGGAATAACGAAACTCCCGAAATCAAACTCCAGTATGAGCGGTATGCAGCTATTGAAAAGAAGAATAACCTAAAGGCACACCCCGGTTATAAGTTCACTCCAgcaaaagacaagaaaaaacGCAtgcttgatgatgaccgTTCCTACATCGCCGGTTATCGGACCACACCTGAGGCCAGCCCGGCCCAGCGTCATATCAGCAGACTCAGCGCATTCAGCTCCCCAGATCTTGGTAGCAGTGGTTGGGACAGCGGACACCCGACGCCTCCTGATATGGGACACCACGGCTTGCAAACCGATGGATACTTTCCTCATTCGTGGCCCACCAGCCACCCCGGAAGGTCGACCTCAGGATTGATGCTCACCTCCGATCCAACTCAGTACCTCCAACCATCCTCCAACCCTGATGATATGCACTATgcttcgtcaacaacacTTGCTGGTCTGCCTGGGGCGGCACACCACGATCTACTTCAACCTCAAATACCAACATCGGGAAGTGGCGCGGGTGGTCAACTCGATCCTCAACTATTAGACTTCAACGACGGTGGGAACCAGGTCTACGGGGGCTCTCAGTATCCCCCCTTATGGCAGAGTGAATCTTCGAACAATGTGTACTTCCAGTACCCCACTAGCCCCATCGGCTACGCTGGTGCCTCGCCGTTGCAGCCAGGTGTACAGACTCTGGATGGCCGTGACACATGGGACCCAAGTCAAGCAGCCGGGTTGGAACCTGTTGGTGGAGA ATTATAA
- a CDS encoding putative PHD finger domain protein (COG:S;~EggNog:ENOG410PHJ2;~InterPro:IPR028938,IPR019787,IPR019786,IPR011011, IPR001965,IPR013083;~PFAM:PF00628;~go_component: GO:0031213 - RSF complex [Evidence IEA];~go_process: GO:0006355 - regulation of transcription, DNA-templated [Evidence IEA]), whose amino-acid sequence MVSRKRTRSEVDAPTEQPREEPGLLTQLRNSWEFANLMQYIAIFGKPMKIDEDFGIEDLENECLKPEPSEKLLEIGLCLLKWVSSHRGLTFDNFDEYTRRQYNAKASHRTNPFGHDEVPNRFLDFDVFLKLQVLHQLTVWTFWNPDRIRDKMPAQRETDQLEWRIEEVGYDRQGRYYYILDDNRLYRRTDPPLPPPKPAKSKSKSKPKPKRKSARAVRASKRRKVTGADYDDESEEENTEVKLDVEDQDPFEGMKWECIAVTLDDYKEFLESLRNTRDADEKILRGRIEEQVLPVIEQEEASQERQKVKREKELFNLQLIAGAKRSSRIAQKSEKERHDREAIEAAQKREEELAAAREEEERLKKMEHERHSRIMTREQRIKERERKRVLHEAELQRIEEEQKKLERGESRISERQLKSELEKQRKNLEDLSQEDEWIFDCSGCGVHGENIDDGSHSVACENCNVWQHSKCLGIKQNEAESEDFHFVCRDCKRREEEAKLPKLPPLKFKVGSSPSGPVEGHPDGTPANATKAVPTTTESNAAAARAVVNGSPTKQPHPSLPHPPIHAVPFPISPERRPQSSHAAPFSPSRAPFSPSKGVNGHVSSQEQPKLPSIHQFPLNGRGPLPPAPTFTRRPSSSHTIHSPTLPSPIQNRPSMSPTQGNRDVGPLAGFPPMASSDGPAPWTPHHTPRPSTGNQASFSSIHSGNVSFTATPTANRASSPHSQHVLLSGLSPTKQSPRPATAGGMAGAPILPPVQRLEPSPKLMGRSSPDAPIPPPVKCMTPEQEERRQRENAMGLHSHLSTNSNGQHAMSSPSINRIPPLEPSPLVPKPEPSTQPGSQSSNHP is encoded by the exons ATGGTATCGCGAAAGCGCACCCGCTCCGAGGTGGACGCTCCGACGGAGCAGCCACGCGAGGAGCCTGGCTTGCTCACGCAGCTTCGAAACTCCTGGGAGTTTGCGAACCTCATGCAGTATATCGCCATCTTTGGGAAACCAATGAAAATCGACGAAGATTTTGGAATTGAA GATCTGGAAAACGAATGTCTTAAACCTGAACCTTCCGAGAAGCTTTTGGAGATTGGGCTCTGTCTCCTGAAATGGGTTTCGTCGCATCGCGGACTTAC GTTCGATAATTTTGACGAATACACGCGACGACAGTACAATGCAAAAGCCTCGCACCGTACAAACCCCTTCGGGCACGATGAAGTCCCGAACAGGTTCTTGGACTTTGATGTCTTTTTGAAACTTCAAGTCCTTCATCAGCTTACCGTCTGGACATTCTGGAACCCCGATCGGATCCGTGATAAGATGCCGGCACAAAGGGAGACGGACCAGTTGGAATGG CGTATTGAAGAAGTTGGGTACGACCGTCAAGGCCGatactactatattctaGATGATAACCGACTCTACCGCCGTACTGacccccctctccctcctccgaAACCAGcaaagtccaagtccaagtccaagcccaagcccaagagAAAGAGTGCGCGAGCTGTGAGAGCGTCCAAGCGGAGAAAAGTCACCGGCGCCGACTACGATGACGAATCCGAGGAGGAGAACACTGAGGTGAAACTCGACGTCGAGGACCAAGACCCCTTTGAGGGAATGAAATGGGAATGCATCGCCGTTACGCTAGACGATTACAAAGAGTTCCTAGAGTCGCTACGAAACACAAGAGATGCGGACGAAAAGATACTCAGGGGTAGGATCGAAGAACAAGTGCTCCCGGTAattgagcaggaggaagcaTCCCAGGAGCGCCAAAAGGTTAAGCGCGAAAAGGagctcttcaacctccaactCATCGCTGGTGCCAAGAGGTCAAGCCGTATCGCCCAGAAGAGTGAGAAGGAGCGACACGACCGGGAGGCCATTGAAGCTGCGCAGAAACGGGAAGAAGAactcgccgccgcccgcgaggaggaagagagattGAAGAAAATGGAACACGAACGGCATTCACGTATCATGACGCGCGAACAGCGTATCAAGGAGCGTGAAAGAAAACGTGTGCTGCACGAGGCCGAGCTGCAACGGATTGAAGAGGAGCAAAAGAAGCTTGAAAGAGGGGAGAGCCGGATTTCCGAACGGCAGCTTAAGTCGGAATTGGAGAAACAGCGAAAGAACTTGGAGGATCTCTCTCAAGAAGACGAGTGGATCTTCGACTGTTCTGGCTGTGGTGTTCACGGAGAAAATATT GATGACGGCTCCCATAGCGTTGCTTGTGAGAACTGCAATGTGTGGCAGCACAGCAAGTGCCTTGGGATCAAACAGAACGAGGCTGAGAGCGAAGACTTCCATTTCGTCTGCCGGGATTGCAAACGCCGCGAAGAGGAAGCGAAGCTCCCCAAATTGCCGCCGCTCAAGTTCAAGGTTGGTTCTTCGCCGTCTGGTCCTGTTGAAGGTCACCCAGATGGCACGCCGGCCAATGCGACGAAGGCTGTTCCAACTACGACAGAAAGCAATGCGGCTGCAGCCCGGGCAGTCGTCAATGGATCCCCGACGAAACAACCACACCCTTCTCTACCTCATCCGCCAATCCATGCTGTGCCTTTCCCCATTTCTCCCGAACGCCGACCTCAATCATCGCATGCAGCTCCTTTCAGCCCATCTCGCGCGCCGTTCTCTCCTTCAAAAGGTGTGAACGGCCATGTTTCGTCTCAAGAGCAGCCGAAGCTGCCGTCAATCCACCAATTCCCACTCAATGGCCGTGGCCCGCTCCCTCCAGCCCCGACTTTTACTCGACGACCTTCATCCTCTCACACAATCCACAGCCCGACCCTCCCGTCCCCCATCCAAAATAGACCATCAATGTCTCCCACCCAAGGCAATCGTGATGTTGGACCTCTTGCCGGATTCCCACCTATGGCCTCTTCCGACGGCCCTGCGCCCTGGACGCCACATCACACTCCGCGTCCTAGCACCGGAAATCAGGCTTCGTTTTCCTCAATTCACAGTGGAAACGTATCGTTTACAGCGACCCCTACTGCGAACCGGGCTTCGTCCCCTCATTCCCAGCATGTTCTACTATCCGGACTTAGTCCTACCAAACAATCTCCACGGCCGGCGACTGCTGGAGGCATGGCTGGTGCGCCGATCTTGCCGCCAGTACAAAGGCTAGAGCCAAGTCCGAAGCTGATGGGAAGAAGCTCGCCCGACGCTCCGATTCCGCCGCCGGTGAAATGCATGACCccggagcaggaggagcgcAGGCAAAGAGAGAATGCAATGGGGCTACACAGCCATCTCTCAACAAATTCCAATGGGCAACATGCGATGTCTTCGCCATCAATCAACCGGATCCCTCCTCTAGAACCGTCGCCCCTGGTGCCGAAGCCTGAGCCTTCTACGCAGCCAGGTTCTCAGAGCTCGAACCACCCATGA
- the RCD1 gene encoding Rcd1-like cell differentiation family protein (BUSCO:EOG09263Q8J;~COG:S;~EggNog:ENOG410PFZX;~InterPro:IPR016024,IPR011989,IPR007216;~PFAM:PF04078;~go_component: GO:0030014 - CCR4-NOT complex [Evidence IEA];~go_process: GO:0006402 - mRNA catabolic process [Evidence IEA]) encodes MLQTQSQHVFSHQHQYPQADAAWLQHQQQQQQHQAQHHPHQAQQHSTLVAQQHAQVQAAAAAAAAAQQQHYNRIAMAGNAAANNSTQGVGAGGVGGDGALPGAMSMIDGGVSDENRKVFIWVAELLDPNRRETALMELSKKREQVPELALVIWHSFGVMTALLQEIISVYPLLNPSQLTAAASNRVCNALALLQCVASHNETRTLFLNAHIPLFLYPFLNTTSKSRPFEYLRLTSLGVIGALVKNDSSDVINFLLTTEIIPLCLRIMETGSELSKTVAIFIVQKILLDDIGLAYICATYERFYAVGTVLSNMVTQLVEQQTVRLLKHVVRCFLRLSDNSRAREALRQCLPEPLRDATFSSVLRDDAATKRCLAQLLINLSDNVSDGAPGVAM; translated from the exons ATGCTTCAAACGCAAAGTCAGCACGTCTTttctcatcagcatcagTATCCCCAGGCTGATGCCGCTTGGTtgcagcatcagcagcagcagcagcagcaccaagCCCAACACCACCCGCATCAGGCACAGCAACATTCTACGCTTGTCGCCCAGCAACATGCCCAGGTTcaggccgccgccgccgcagctgccgcagctCAACAACAGCACTATAACCGTATAGCTATGGCCGGGAATGCTGCGGCCAACAACTCAACTCAGGGAGTGGGTGCCGGAGGCGTCGGTGGGGATGGCGCGCTGCCGGGTGCGATGTCAATGATCGATGGCGGAGTTAGCGATGAGAACCGCAAGGTTTTCATCTGGGTTGCGGAGCTTCTGGACCCGAATCGCAGAGAAACTGCTTTGATGGAGCTCAGCAAAAAGAGGGAACAGGTGCCTGAGCTGGCACTTGTCATTTGGCACTCTTTTG GTGTCATGACCGCACTACTCCAAGAAATCATTTCCGTATATCCCCTGTTGAACCCGTCGCAACTTACTGCTGCGGCTTCAAATCGGGTTTGCAACGCACTGGCCTTGTTGCAGTGTGTAGCGTCTCACAATGAGACCCGCACCCTTTTCCTGAACG CCCACATTCCTTTATTCCTTTATCCATTTCTGAATACCACCTCGAAATCTCGCCCCTTCGAGTACCTCCGCCTCACCTCTCTGGGTGTCATCGGCGCGCTGGTCAAGAATGATTCGTCGGATGTCATCAACTTTCTCCTCACTACCGAGATAATCCCTCTTTGCCTTCGTATCATGGAAACGGGCTCGGAGCTAAGTAAGACGGTCGCTATCTTCATTGTACAGAAGATCTTACTGGATGATATCGGGTTGGCATATATATGTGCGACATATGAGAGGTTCTACGCCGTGGGAACAGTTCTGAGTAATATGGTCACTCAACTGGTTGAGCAACAGACCGTGAGGCTCCTCAAGCATGTCGTGCGCTGTTTCCTCCG ATTAAGCGATAACAGCCGCGCCCGCGAGGCTTTACGCCAATGCCTTCCCGAGCCTTTACGAGATGCGACCTTTTCCTCGGTTCTCCGCGACGACGCAGCCACAAAGCGGTGTCTAGCTCAACTTCTAATCAATCTCTCCGATAACGTGTCCGACGGCGCACCGGGTGTTGCCATGTAA
- a CDS encoding uncharacterized protein (COG:S;~EggNog:ENOG410PRC8;~SECRETED:SignalP(1-25);~TransMembrane:2 (n6-17c25/26o216-239i298-318o)) — protein sequence MHSSRLLQSATSILALLSQCQIAHASPLGPTADEGASLEQRSCNNPCGYYSQLCCASGEKCITDDGGQAVCSSSGGSGGGSSGGGDGAWEYYSSTYLQTETDVQTLTSVWSSWVASPTGSGGGSGSCRADIGESQCGSKCCGAQDVCSDGECVLAATTSIWATDTATPGVRPTDSNTATETATTTQAFETPVTTDGSPALGVDAPEDSGGGLSGGAIAGIVIGTLAGVFLLFLVCLCLCARGLLNSILACLGCGKRRKREETYVEDHYSHHTHRPQGRTWFGARPSGGEHGGEGKSKWGSLATIGIILGAIALCLGLRRKKDDHDEKSSDYTYPSYYSYYTSTTSESSDRRTRRSRRSGRSRSRA from the exons ATGCATTCCTCACGATTACTACAGTCGGCCACATCGATACTGGCATTGCTGAGCCAGTGTCAAATCGCACATGCCAGTCCGTTAGGGCCGACAGCGGATGAGGGGGCCAGCCTTGAACAACGATCTTGCAACAACCCATGTGGTTACTACAGCCAGCTTTGCTGTGCCTCTGGCGAAAAATGCATTACAGACGATGGTGGCCAAGCGGTCTGTTCGTCTTCAGGCGGTTCCGGCGGTGGTTCGAGTGGAGGTGGAGACGGAGCTTGGGAATACTATTCCAGCACCTACCTCCAGACCGAAACCGACGTCCAGACACTCACATCTGTATGGAGTAGTTGGGTCGCGAGCCCGACAGGCTCGGGAGGGGGCTCCGGAAGTTGTCGAGCCGATATTGGAGAGAGCCAGTGCGGCAGCAAGTGCTGCGGCGCTCAAGATGTCTGCAGTGACGGCGAGTGTGTTTTGGCTGCCACTACCTCGATTTGGGCTACTGATACGGCCACCCCCGGGGTGCGCCCGACAGATTCAAACACCGCTACTGAAACCGCGACGACAACTCAAGCTTTCGAAACGCCTGTGACCACCGATGGGTCCCCAGCGCTTGGGGTCGACGCTCCGGAAGACAGCGGTGGCGGCCTAAGTGGTGGTGCTATCGCGGGTATTGTGATCGGAACACTTGCTGGTGTGTTTTTGTTGTTCCTCGTCTGTCTCTGTCTGTGTGCCCGCGGCCTCCTGAACAGCATTCTTGCTTGCCTGGGCTGCGGcaagcgaagaaagcgagagGAGACCTACGTGGAAGACCACTATTCGCATCACACGCATCGGCCTCAAGGCCGCACATGGTTCGGTGCGCGACCATCTGGTGGTGAACATGGTGGCGAAGGGAAATCGAAATGGGGTAGTCTCGCAACGATAGGAATCATTCTCGGTGCGATTGCGCTTTGTCTCGGActgaggagaaagaaggaCGACCACGATGAGAAGAGCAGCGACTACACCTACCCAAGCTATTACAGCTATTACACCAGCACAA CCAGCGAGAGTTCAGACCGACGGACTAGACGGAGCAGGCGATCAGGACGATCCAGATCACGGGCATAA
- a CDS encoding uncharacterized protein (COG:S;~EggNog:ENOG410PSFG;~SECRETED:SignalP(1-18)) → MKISGWIAATFLASTALSIETVPFDAPITASPDTSRRAFDVLQLLKKRDGNCPGGYNGCGDLDNPDICCRSGSICTSDEAHHVACCPSRAACTGTIGAGSFNSPQTSDATPTNDNGPQVTGSTISGAYPFVAVPTSFSDADECSSYYGRCQSDFSQCITHFGGYGVTVTGGGADFTQAGGGQGAASTCSSLRESACHGLNLGVCGNYEGGADGAGSRRTSSLHDLVVGVAVGVAGFFI, encoded by the coding sequence ATGAAGATATCCGGTTGGATTGCGGCCACATTCCTCGCCTCGACCGCACTTTCGATCGAGACCGTTCCATTCGATGCCCCTATCACAGCAAGCCCCGATACAAGCAGGAGAGCATTTGATGTCTTACAACTCTTGAAGAAGCGCGATGGCAACTGCCCTGGAGGGTACAACGGATGCGGTGATCTAGACAACCCAGACATCTGCTGCAGATCAGGGTCTATTTGTACCAGCGACGAAGCACACCATGTCGCATGCTGTCCGAGCAGGGCGGCCTGCACTGGTACAATTGGAGCGGGGAGTTTCAATTCCCCTCAAACGTCAGATGCGACGCCGACAAACGACAACGGGCCTCAAGTTACGGGGTCGACAATATCGGGCGCTTACCCATTTGTCGCTGTACCTACGTCCTTCTCCGATGCCGACGAATGCTCCTCATACTATGGTCGATGTCAGAGCGACTTTTCTCAGTGCATTACACACTTTGGGGGGTATGGGGTTACTGTgacgggaggaggagcggacTTCACGCAGGCTGGCGGCGGGCAAGGTGCGGCTTCGACATGCTCCAGCTTGCGCGAGTCTGCATGCCATGGTCTTAACCTGGGAGTTTGTGGGAATTATGAGGGTGGAGCTGACGGAGCAGGGTCAAGACGGACTTCGAGCCTTCATGACCTCGTTGTTGGTGTGGCTGTCGGCGTTGCTGGGTTCTTTATAtga
- a CDS encoding isopenicillin N synthase family dioxygenase (COG:Q;~EggNog:ENOG410PH6A;~InterPro:IPR026992,IPR027443,IPR005123;~PFAM:PF03171,PF14226;~go_function: GO:0016491 - oxidoreductase activity [Evidence IEA];~go_process: GO:0055114 - oxidation-reduction process [Evidence IEA]) gives MDDYCGTCDRQQTRQLNTRRGWMVPKTVTELLQNILRIIGVPIMELPVVDFTPWYNIGDEASRQRVARKLVDACQRVGFVRIINHSLPGSEIDQAFEWMKTLFALPEEVKMKAPHPEGWAVHRGYSWPGLEKVSQTMSTGSDEELKRKLREVPDVKEVYDIGSEDDASQPNQWLPYESLPGFRDFMTRFYWHCDRVGKEVLRALAVGLNLEDAEYLARKHSGNANQLRLLHYLPVPAEDLENDRVSRCAAHTDWSSITLLFQDDCGGLEVEDISRPDMFVPAPPVKNSIIMNVGDLLQRWSNDRLRSTNHRVTLPELSDRIEGPNRMTRERYSIPYFMSPDDDTVIECIPSCMGENDPAKYEPITRGDYNKMRASMMY, from the exons ATGGATGACTATTGCGGAACATGTGACCGTCAGCAGACTCGCCAGCTGAACACCCGACGTGGGTGGATGGTTCCTAAAACCGTTACTGAGCTGCTACAGAATATACTCCGCATTATCGGTGTACCGATCATGGAACTTCCAGTCGTGGATTTTACGCCGTGGTATAATATCGGGGATGAAGCGTCTCGACAACGCGTAGCACGAAAGCTCGTGGATGCCTGCCAGCGGGTAGGGTTCGTGCGTATCATCAACCATTCATTACCTGGATCAGAGATCGACCAAGCATTCGAGTGGATGAAAACGCTGTTTGCACTCCCAGAGGAGGTCAAAATGAAAGCTCCGCATCCAGAGGGATGGGCGGTTCATCGTGGATACTCATGGCCTGGGCTCGAAAAGGTCTCTCAGACCATGAGCACGGGAAGTGACGAGGAATTGAAGAGGAAATTGAGAGAAGTGCCTGATGTTAAG GAAGTTTACGATATCGGTAGTGAAGACGATGCTAGTCAACCAAATCAATGGCTTCCTTATGAGAGTCTACCCGGCTTCCGGGACTTCATGACCCGATTCTACTGGCACTGCGACCGAGTCGGCAAGGAAGTTCTTCGGGCATTAGCCGTAGGGCTCAACTTAGAGGACGCCGAGTACCTGGCGAGAAAACATTCAGGAAATGCTAATCAGCTTCGACTGCTTCACTACTTGCCAGTCCCGGCTGAGGATCTGGAAAACGACCGAGTTAGTCGCTGCGCCGCGCACACTGACTGGAGCTCGATAACTTTGCTCTTCCAGGATGACTGTGGCGGATTGGAGGTAGAAGATATCTCGCGCCCTGATATGTTTGTACCAGCGCCTCCTGTGAAGAATAGCATTATCATGAATGTGGGAGATCTATTACAGAGATGGAGTAATG ACCGATTACGCTCTACAAATCACAGAGTGACTCTGCCGGAGCTCTCTGATCGAATTGAGGGACCGAACCGGATGACCCGCGAACGATACTCGATTCCTTACTTCATGTCTCCAGACGATGACACTGTCATTGAGTGCATACCATCTTGCATGGGTGAAAATGATCCCGCAAAATATGAGCCTATAACGCGGGGTGATTACAATAAGATGAGGGCGTCCATGATGTATTAA
- a CDS encoding putative prefoldin subunit 1 (COG:O;~EggNog:ENOG410PQNS;~InterPro:IPR002777,IPR009053;~PFAM:PF01920;~go_component: GO:0016272 - prefoldin complex [Evidence IEA];~go_function: GO:0051082 - unfolded protein binding [Evidence IEA];~go_process: GO:0006457 - protein folding [Evidence IEA]) codes for MSIPNEALQKLLQEIEARVITSQQQIGITKAQMTSKNRDIRMLELTSKEIGSLPGDTKVYEGVGKMFVGVPRSTVDKRITTESGELKGEIEGLEKRMHYLEMTFKNSRENLEAILKSGGKA; via the exons ATGTCCATCCCAAATGAAGCTCTCCAGAAG CTCCTCCAAGAAATCGAAGCGCGGGTGATCACCTCGCAGCAACAAATCGGAATCACAAAGGCGCAGATGACGAGCAAGAACCGCGATATCCGGATGCTCGAGCTCACGTCGAAGGAAATTGGGTCGCTACCTGGTGATACGAAGGTTTACGAGGGGGTTGGGAAGAT GTTCGTTGGTGTGCCCAGATCGACGGTTGATAAGCGGATAACGACAGAGAGCGGGGAGCTGAAAGGGGAGATTGAGGgcctggagaagaggatgcatTATTTGGAGATGACGTTTAAGAACAGTCGGGAGAACTTGGAGGCTATATTGAAATCCGGCGGAAAGGCgtga